The stretch of DNA CGGAGATGACGCTGGAGCATTTTGCAACCTTTGCCTCCCGCTGCCCGCTGCCGCTGGAAATGGTGGTGCACGGCACGCCTGCGCTGATGTATATGGAGCATGATTTATATGAGAATGCCGAAGTGATGGAGCCGATCGGGGAGGAAGACAACCGCTATGTCGGCAACGATGTGCTTGTCCTGATGACCGACAAAGGGGAGAATCCGGTGTACCGGGATCAGCATGGACGCTGTCATCTGGTGTTCGCGAAAGAGCTGTGCTATCTGCCGATGCTGGATGAGCTGAATGCGGCGGGCATCTCCACTTTCCGTATTGAGGGATCGACGTATACGCCGGAACAGCTGGGTGCAATTATTACTGCATATCAGCAGGCAATGATGGGGGCCTCTAAGGAAGATTTGACCAACGACCTTCCGCCCGTCTATGCAGGATATACACTGGGGTCACTGCAATTTGATTAAATTTTAAATATCGATATCGTTGAAAAAGACGGCCGATTGCGGAGCGTGTTCTATGCAAGCGGCCGGACGCAATTCTCAGAAAAGAGGGACCGGCTGTGAACGAGAACAACATAATTGGAAGAGAGGCCGTCACGGCCAAGCGTAAACAGTACTTCTACCCCTGTACGCAGCATTTTTACCGGAATTCGCCGCAACTTGTCCGCGGGTCGATGCAGTACGTCTACGACGAGACCGGCAAAGAATACACCGATTTCTTCGCCGGGGTGTCGGTGGTTGCCTGCGGCCACTGCAACCCGGCGATTACGGCACGGACGATTCATCAGCTGCAGCAGCTGCAGCATACGACGACCGTGTATCTGACTCAGCCGAACGTCGATTTGGCGGAGCGGCTAGCGGAAGTGCTTCCCGGGAATTTAAGACGCACGTTCTTCGTGAACAGCGGCTCGGAGGCCAACGAAGGAGCGTTGCTGCTGGCAAGGCTCCATACCGGACGCAAAGGATTTATTGCGCTGGAGAGTGGGCTGCATGGGCGGACCAATCTGACGATGAGCGTAACGGGGCTGCCCATGTGGCGGACCGATAAATATCTGGACGAGGATGTAACCTTTATCCGGCGTCCCTACGACCCGGATTTGAAGCCGGAACAGGCGGCGGAGCGTTCATTGGAGGACCTTAAGAGGGTACTAGAGGTGAAGGGGGAGACGATTGCCGCCATGATCACCGAGCCGATTCAGGGCAACGGCGGAATGATTATGCCGGAGCCCTCGTACTTCCGCTCGGTGAAGTCGCTGCTGGAGCAGTATGGCGTCCTGCTGATTGCGGATGAAATCCAGACCGGCTTCGGTCGGACGGGCAAGATGTTCGCTATGGAGCATTTCGGCGTCGTGCCGGATATCATCACGATGGCCAAGGCGCTCGGCAACGGCGTGCCGGTGGCCGCTTTTGCGGCAGCGGACGAAATTGCACGTTCGCTGAATACGCCGTCCGCTTCCACCTTCGGCGGGAATCCGGTGTCGGCGGCCACAGCGCTTGCCGTGCTGGATTACATCGAGTCGGAGCGGCTTCCCGAGAGGGCGCAGCAGTTGGGCGCAAGACTGAAGGAAGGGCTTCAGGATCTTCAGAGACGCTATCCGGAGCGGATCGCCGATGTAAGAGGAACCGGACTTATGCTGGGCATGGAACTGCGCGGCGGCGATGCGGCGGATGCCGCGGCCTTTACGGATGATGTGCTGGAGGAAATGAAAGACCGGGGATATTTGATCGGGAAAAACGGGGTGGGACGAAATGTCTTGGCCTTTCAACCCCCGCTTATTATTAGTGAACAAGATATCGACGGTATGCTGGGGGCGCTCGCCCATATTCTCGCAGGTGCGGCGTCGCCGCCGGGAATGTAGCATAAGGCGAGGCGACAAGAGAAGAATGGGGAAGTAACCAATGGTCATTATTAACGCCTGCAAAATCGCGGTGCATAAACTTAAAATGTTCAGCGAGCTGGTCATGTTCTCGCATACGCTGTTCTCGCTGCCCTTTGCCGTTATATCTATGGTGTGGGCGGCTGGCGGCTGGCCCTCGAGCCATATTATGCTGTGGGGGCTGATCGCCCTTATCGGCGCGCGCAACGGCGCCAATGCCTTCAACCGACTCGTTGACCGTACCTTTGACGGCCAGAATCCGCGGACGGCGCACCGGCATCTGCCTCAGCAGCTGCTGGCCGAGAAGGAAGTCGCCGCATTCATCGTCGTCAACTATATGATTTTCATTGCCGCTTCGGGCATGCTGAATCTGCTGTGCCTGATCCTCTCGCCGGTGGCGATTGTGCTGGTCTCATCTTACTCTTATACTAAACGGTTCACCTATCTCAGCCATCTGTACCTTGGATTCGTCATCGCTTCGGCTCCGATCGGCGCGTGGTTTGCGGTAACCGGACAAATAGCGTTTACGCCTTTTGTCATCGGCACGGTCGTCATGCTGTGGATCGCCGGCTTCGATATTATATACGGCACCCAGGATATCGAATTCGACCGCCGCATCGGGCTGTGGTCCATTCCCAGTTATTTCGGGCTTCAGAACGCACTGCGCATTGCCGGAGCGCTGCATTTTATCATGATAATGCTGCTGCTGTTTCTATACCTGTGGCGCGGTCTCGGCTGGATGTATCTTGCCGGCATCGGTATAGCGACCTTGCTTCTGATGACGGAGCATAAAATCATCAAGCCTTCGAACCGGCAGCTGATGAAGGTGGCCTCCTACAATCTGAATCAGGTGATCAGCATGGTCATTTTGGTTTGTTCGCTGGTTGATTATTTTTACGTTAGCTAAATGATTGGACTATATATAACGGAAAACAGCCGCCCTCTCCTATTAACTGGAGAGGGCGGCTGTTTTACA from Paenibacillus sophorae encodes:
- a CDS encoding aspartate aminotransferase family protein, with protein sequence MNENNIIGREAVTAKRKQYFYPCTQHFYRNSPQLVRGSMQYVYDETGKEYTDFFAGVSVVACGHCNPAITARTIHQLQQLQHTTTVYLTQPNVDLAERLAEVLPGNLRRTFFVNSGSEANEGALLLARLHTGRKGFIALESGLHGRTNLTMSVTGLPMWRTDKYLDEDVTFIRRPYDPDLKPEQAAERSLEDLKRVLEVKGETIAAMITEPIQGNGGMIMPEPSYFRSVKSLLEQYGVLLIADEIQTGFGRTGKMFAMEHFGVVPDIITMAKALGNGVPVAAFAAADEIARSLNTPSASTFGGNPVSAATALAVLDYIESERLPERAQQLGARLKEGLQDLQRRYPERIADVRGTGLMLGMELRGGDAADAAAFTDDVLEEMKDRGYLIGKNGVGRNVLAFQPPLIISEQDIDGMLGALAHILAGAASPPGM
- a CDS encoding UbiA-like polyprenyltransferase; its protein translation is MVIINACKIAVHKLKMFSELVMFSHTLFSLPFAVISMVWAAGGWPSSHIMLWGLIALIGARNGANAFNRLVDRTFDGQNPRTAHRHLPQQLLAEKEVAAFIVVNYMIFIAASGMLNLLCLILSPVAIVLVSSYSYTKRFTYLSHLYLGFVIASAPIGAWFAVTGQIAFTPFVIGTVVMLWIAGFDIIYGTQDIEFDRRIGLWSIPSYFGLQNALRIAGALHFIMIMLLLFLYLWRGLGWMYLAGIGIATLLLMTEHKIIKPSNRQLMKVASYNLNQVISMVILVCSLVDYFYVS